A part of Paenibacillus sp. sptzw28 genomic DNA contains:
- a CDS encoding glycoside hydrolase family 172 protein, producing the protein MQNQSLNLEKSSVHNQSLNMLSKLTQIKEVRTARASSWDQDGRNQDYWMIPAGGSVVLGDIEGPGSITHIWMTSFCRRTLGPSVINPEGGGNIAPVNEIHNALGVTWETADPAWYRKVLIKMTWDDQSHPSVLVPYGDFFCIGHSMPGNFASLPFTVSVKPEEQFKFGGVASVNCYLPMPFNKRATIEIVNENDVPFGLYFHIDYELYKQPFGDDTAYFHAQWRRENPCDGWGPDLQVNTPEVNRVANLEGEGNYVILEAEGKGHYIGCNLSVTHFQGSWWGEGDDMFFIDGEKLPSIVGTGAEDYFNHAWGMQKNAFPFHGSIVHESDVPGYQVSYRFHITDPVHFSESIKVTIEHGHANHLSDDWSSTAYWYQTLPSKVFGILPVEERIQRMPEFPSPGQLKKVELNQEMKESYELAKERMNLYTEGRNAQVQNKIDRLQGHSQGNIEQSRNIRSSF; encoded by the coding sequence ATGCAAAACCAATCATTAAACCTGGAGAAATCATCTGTCCATAATCAATCCTTGAACATGCTCAGTAAGCTTACTCAGATCAAGGAGGTCCGCACTGCCCGTGCATCGAGCTGGGATCAGGACGGCCGCAATCAGGATTACTGGATGATCCCGGCAGGCGGATCAGTCGTTCTCGGCGATATTGAAGGACCGGGCAGCATTACACATATCTGGATGACATCATTCTGCCGCAGAACCCTTGGCCCAAGCGTGATCAATCCGGAAGGCGGCGGCAATATAGCCCCGGTGAATGAAATTCATAACGCACTTGGCGTGACTTGGGAGACGGCGGACCCCGCTTGGTACCGCAAGGTGCTGATCAAGATGACGTGGGACGACCAATCCCACCCAAGCGTGCTGGTGCCTTACGGCGATTTCTTCTGCATCGGCCACTCCATGCCTGGCAACTTCGCTTCTCTTCCGTTCACGGTTTCAGTTAAGCCGGAGGAACAGTTCAAGTTCGGCGGAGTTGCATCGGTCAACTGTTATCTGCCTATGCCTTTCAACAAGAGAGCCACAATCGAAATCGTCAACGAAAATGACGTGCCGTTCGGTCTCTATTTCCATATCGATTATGAGCTTTACAAACAGCCTTTCGGAGATGACACGGCCTATTTCCACGCGCAATGGCGCCGTGAGAATCCGTGTGACGGCTGGGGTCCCGATCTTCAGGTCAATACGCCGGAGGTGAACCGGGTCGCGAATCTTGAGGGGGAAGGCAACTACGTCATCCTGGAGGCGGAAGGGAAAGGGCACTATATCGGCTGCAATCTCTCCGTCACTCACTTCCAGGGCAGCTGGTGGGGAGAAGGGGACGATATGTTCTTCATCGATGGCGAGAAGCTGCCGAGCATCGTCGGCACAGGCGCCGAAGATTACTTCAATCATGCATGGGGCATGCAGAAGAATGCCTTCCCGTTCCACGGATCCATCGTGCACGAGAGCGACGTGCCCGGCTATCAGGTTTCGTACCGGTTCCATATTACCGATCCGGTTCATTTTTCGGAAAGTATCAAAGTCACCATCGAGCATGGGCACGCGAACCATCTGTCCGATGATTGGTCTTCGACTGCTTATTGGTACCAGACGCTTCCGTCCAAGGTTTTCGGCATCCTGCCGGTCGAAGAACGAATCCAGCGGATGCCGGAATTCCCGAGCCCGGGGCAGCTGAAGAAGGTAGAGCTTAACCAGGAGATGAAGGAGTCATATGAGCTCGCCAAAGAGCGGATGAACCTTTATACAGAAGGCAGGAATGCTCAGGTTCAGAACAAAATAGACAGGCTGCAGGGGCACTCACAGGGAAACATTGAGCAAAGCAGGAACATCCGCAGCTCGTTTTAA
- a CDS encoding carbohydrate ABC transporter permease, which translates to MNNAASTRTKPITQLAIRKQSAISGGKTGTSLLAYGITLIVVLPFIWMVLLSFKSNSDILNNPFSLPATISFDNYRRALQTLDLALLYKNTFIIAFVTIVIEILITFMSSYALARMVFRSERLRGSILALLLTGLAIPAFILLFPVYRLTILFGLVNTYASLILPYIATSISFNTLLFTGFLRGFPKEVEEAAVIDGCGLWTLCRTIVFPIVMPVVATVFIFNVLYIWNEFPFAVTLISDESMTTISLGISQFKGRFDIDYGGIIAASILLITPQLIFFAFFQRFIIEGMTAGAVKG; encoded by the coding sequence TTGAATAATGCGGCTAGCACAAGAACCAAGCCTATCACCCAATTGGCAATTCGCAAACAATCGGCGATTTCCGGCGGTAAAACCGGTACAAGCTTACTGGCGTATGGCATAACCCTTATCGTTGTGCTTCCATTTATTTGGATGGTGTTATTGTCGTTCAAATCCAACAGCGACATCCTGAACAATCCATTCAGTCTGCCTGCAACCATTAGCTTCGATAACTACAGACGCGCTTTGCAGACATTGGATTTGGCTTTGTTATATAAAAACACATTTATTATCGCATTCGTGACGATCGTGATCGAAATCTTAATCACCTTCATGAGTTCCTATGCCCTGGCTCGCATGGTATTCAGATCGGAGAGGCTGAGGGGTTCCATTCTCGCTCTCTTGCTGACAGGGCTCGCGATTCCGGCATTTATTCTGCTGTTTCCCGTTTATCGGCTAACTATACTATTTGGGCTCGTGAACACGTATGCATCCCTGATACTTCCTTATATCGCCACATCCATTTCCTTCAACACCCTGCTGTTTACCGGCTTCTTGAGGGGATTTCCGAAGGAAGTGGAGGAAGCGGCTGTAATCGACGGCTGCGGTTTATGGACATTGTGCAGAACGATCGTATTCCCGATCGTCATGCCCGTTGTGGCTACCGTTTTCATCTTTAATGTGCTGTATATTTGGAACGAGTTTCCTTTTGCTGTCACCTTGATCAGTGATGAGAGTATGACAACGATCTCGCTCGGCATATCGCAATTCAAGGGAAGGTTCGATATCGACTACGGCGGCATCATCGCCGCCAGCATACTGCTCATCACTCCGCAGCTTATCTTCTTTGCATTCTTTCAACGCTTCATCATTGAAGGCATGACGGCCGGCGCTGTTAAAGGCTGA
- a CDS encoding carbohydrate ABC transporter permease, which translates to MIWLSKRRYILFMLLPTVLVYLGYIILPVIVSFYYSLTEYSGIGAARFVGAQNYISLMHDSLFWISLKNTFIILLVAVVLLLPGSFLLALLLNVKIRGGNAVKAMNFAPGIVAPILVGLIWVFILDPQTGLINAFLKNIGLEQLSLQWIGGKSLTPYSVGIVFTWQMIGFLATIFLAGLKMISRDVYESSSIDGASKLQQLLHITIPMLNETVKINVVLIITGVFKIFETVLLLTNGGPNHLSDVMVTYMYNVTFTSGEYGYGMAIATVTFLLTMVFSIVYMGLSKKNIEE; encoded by the coding sequence ATGATCTGGCTTAGCAAACGAAGATATATCCTGTTTATGCTGCTTCCCACTGTGCTCGTTTATCTTGGTTATATCATTCTTCCTGTAATCGTATCCTTCTACTACAGCCTGACAGAGTATTCGGGTATCGGCGCAGCGAGATTCGTCGGTGCGCAGAACTATATCAGCTTGATGCACGATTCCCTATTCTGGATATCGCTCAAAAACACGTTCATCATCCTGCTTGTTGCGGTTGTTTTGCTTCTGCCGGGCTCGTTTCTGCTGGCCCTGCTGCTGAACGTGAAGATCCGGGGCGGGAATGCGGTCAAGGCAATGAACTTCGCGCCGGGCATCGTCGCGCCGATCCTGGTGGGATTGATCTGGGTGTTCATTCTGGACCCGCAGACGGGGCTCATCAATGCTTTCTTAAAGAATATCGGGCTGGAACAACTCTCTCTGCAGTGGATCGGTGGCAAAAGCTTGACGCCATATTCCGTCGGGATCGTATTCACCTGGCAGATGATCGGGTTCCTGGCTACCATTTTCCTGGCCGGCCTGAAGATGATTTCCCGCGATGTCTATGAATCGAGCTCAATCGACGGAGCAAGCAAACTGCAGCAATTGCTTCACATCACGATTCCGATGCTTAACGAAACCGTTAAAATCAATGTCGTTCTGATCATTACGGGCGTATTTAAAATATTCGAGACCGTTCTGCTGCTGACGAACGGGGGACCTAATCATCTATCGGATGTCATGGTGACTTACATGTATAATGTGACCTTTACTTCAGGCGAATACGGTTACGGCATGGCAATCGCCACCGTCACGTTCCTGCTGACGATGGTATTCTCCATAGTTTATATGGGGCTCAGCAAAAAGAACATCGAGGAATAG
- a CDS encoding ABC transporter substrate-binding protein — MKKTSSIFLTACLIILSLAACSKSGSGTGPADTAAGGAANASKTVTLSIAMHVANVKDQEPYMYGIIQKFQEKYPDIKIDLQGSETQEHVKKMKMMAQSGKLPDIFWMLPAPAKEMNKAGLLLDLNEFVKENPEIASNIDPKMLNAYQDGGKQFGLPYQVLVTGLWYNKALFDKYGVKVPESYDELLAAAKVFKKNNIVTIAKGAKDTFSTWAFLGMLTRYGFFDKIDSIQAGKEKFDNPDFLNFFNKIDELRVNGAFPENVSTLSYFQAVEMFTSGKAAMLDAGVWETKKIEASPIAKTVGFSWGPAFPDGVGNQKVAMAVAAAPLVASAAVKEDAAKYDAVKKFFGFFYSQEGAAIMAENEAPPVVKYTGNVDKEKFPVYAEVIDKLNEPGWERPSAQPDLVLSEAAANQLNDSIYGVINGIYKPEEALKLIDEKVSK; from the coding sequence GTGAAGAAGACATCGTCTATTTTCCTTACCGCCTGTTTGATTATTCTTAGTTTAGCGGCATGCAGCAAGAGCGGAAGCGGAACCGGTCCGGCCGACACGGCTGCCGGCGGCGCTGCAAATGCATCGAAAACGGTAACCCTGTCGATTGCGATGCACGTAGCGAATGTAAAGGACCAAGAGCCTTACATGTATGGAATCATACAGAAGTTTCAAGAGAAATATCCCGATATCAAGATTGATCTTCAGGGCTCCGAAACACAGGAGCATGTGAAGAAAATGAAAATGATGGCACAGTCGGGGAAGCTGCCCGATATATTCTGGATGCTTCCGGCGCCGGCGAAGGAAATGAATAAGGCCGGACTTCTTCTCGACCTGAATGAATTTGTGAAAGAGAATCCTGAAATCGCCTCCAATATCGATCCCAAGATGTTAAACGCTTACCAGGATGGGGGCAAACAATTTGGTTTGCCGTATCAGGTATTGGTCACCGGCTTATGGTATAACAAAGCATTGTTTGACAAATACGGAGTCAAGGTTCCGGAATCCTATGACGAACTTCTCGCAGCGGCAAAGGTGTTCAAGAAGAACAACATCGTTACGATCGCGAAGGGTGCGAAGGACACGTTCAGCACATGGGCCTTCCTCGGAATGCTGACAAGGTACGGCTTCTTCGACAAGATCGACAGCATACAGGCCGGCAAAGAGAAATTCGACAACCCCGATTTCCTGAACTTTTTCAACAAGATTGACGAGCTTCGCGTGAATGGCGCATTCCCTGAAAATGTCTCCACGCTGTCGTATTTTCAAGCGGTCGAAATGTTCACAAGCGGCAAAGCGGCGATGCTCGATGCCGGTGTGTGGGAAACCAAAAAGATCGAAGCCAGTCCGATTGCGAAGACGGTCGGCTTTTCATGGGGACCAGCCTTCCCGGACGGCGTCGGCAATCAGAAGGTAGCCATGGCAGTAGCTGCGGCACCGCTGGTCGCGAGCGCGGCAGTTAAAGAGGACGCGGCGAAGTACGATGCCGTTAAGAAGTTCTTCGGATTCTTCTACAGCCAGGAGGGGGCTGCCATAATGGCAGAGAATGAAGCGCCTCCCGTTGTGAAATATACCGGCAATGTGGATAAGGAGAAGTTCCCCGTCTATGCGGAAGTGATTGATAAATTGAATGAACCGGGATGGGAGCGGCCTAGTGCCCAACCGGACCTGGTCCTGTCCGAAGCGGCTGCAAACCAGCTGAACGATAGTATCTACGGCGTCATCAACGGTATCTACAAACCGGAAGAAGCGCTGAAGCTCATTGACGAGAAGGTTTCAAAGTAA
- a CDS encoding AraC family transcriptional regulator — MILHQISPYIRVAMDNIVDRPWIIQERVLFDYELLYIMEGKVIVTIEETVYQGERGDIFLFRPKQRHKIVKVKGQRLRQPHIHFDFFYTGDSDKVKVNFRPLEEIGADEHDWFRQDIIDEMPVPLSSHLRLKNPIMIEKMLMDIIYEYETKMPFYEFKVKGLFIQLWIQLLRENYWSLNPHLETNMHALMHVKQFLMHNTNRKVSLDEIARMSGISKHYLVRLFQKAFGMSPIQYHQLMRVHAARHLIQFTTDPLTAIAEKMGFPNIHAFSRFFKNVEGTAPSFYRSSKN; from the coding sequence ATGATCTTGCATCAAATTTCCCCTTATATCCGCGTAGCCATGGATAATATCGTAGATCGCCCCTGGATCATACAGGAGCGAGTATTGTTCGATTATGAACTTCTTTACATTATGGAAGGGAAGGTTATCGTCACTATTGAGGAGACGGTCTATCAGGGAGAGAGGGGAGATATTTTTCTGTTTCGACCGAAACAGAGACACAAAATCGTCAAGGTGAAAGGACAGCGGCTGCGGCAGCCGCATATTCATTTCGATTTCTTTTATACCGGGGACAGCGACAAGGTGAAAGTAAACTTTCGTCCTCTGGAAGAGATCGGCGCCGACGAGCATGACTGGTTTAGGCAGGATATTATCGACGAAATGCCGGTTCCGCTGTCCAGTCATCTTCGGCTCAAAAATCCGATCATGATCGAAAAGATGCTCATGGATATCATTTACGAATATGAGACCAAAATGCCCTTTTACGAATTCAAGGTCAAAGGTCTGTTTATACAGTTATGGATTCAGCTGCTGCGGGAAAATTACTGGAGCCTCAATCCTCATCTTGAGACGAATATGCATGCATTAATGCACGTTAAACAATTTCTCATGCATAATACAAACCGCAAGGTAAGCTTGGATGAGATCGCCAGGATGTCCGGAATCAGCAAGCATTATCTGGTTCGTCTCTTCCAGAAAGCGTTTGGTATGAGTCCGATCCAATACCACCAGCTCATGCGCGTTCATGCCGCCCGGCATTTGATCCAGTTCACGACGGATCCGCTTACCGCCATCGCGGAGAAGATGGGATTTCCGAATATTCATGCCTTCAGCCGTTTCTTTAAGAACGTCGAGGGTACCGCTCCGTCCTTTTACCGCAGCAGCAAAAATTAA
- a CDS encoding cellulase family glycosylhydrolase translates to MLLKVKSLRVYLLSMVLAFTAVISGWSPVVSAAETADFNQLNPSQIVFEMGAGWNLGNQLEASTNGTPSETAWGNPAVTQALIQKVKAAGFKTIRIPVSYLNYIGSAPNYTINSTWLSRVKTVVDYAYNEGLYVIINMHTDGYNSVTGSWLLVNSSDQTTIRAKYQKAWQQIANTFVNYDEHLIFESMNEEFDGTFGTPDTTYYSNLNAYNQIFVDTVRQTGGNNAARWLLIPGWNTNIDYTVGNYGFALPTDNYRSSTIPSSEKRIMISVHYYSPWDFAGEESGTITQWGAAATDTSKKSTWGQEDYLDSQLKSMYDKFVTQGYPVVVGEFGSIDKTAFDSTNNTYRAAFAKAITATAKKYGSVPVYWDNGHNGQYGFGLFDRSTYAVTQPGIIEAIMGVMNTSKMKNVTTGLYIDGMGRTANGSNASQWSGSTSNNQQWVMEFYGAYYKIKNAATGLYLDGMGRTASGSICGQWSSSTSSNQQWVLEPYGGNYRIKNAATGLYLDGGGSTTNGSDLKMWSSSTSTNLQWQFVNP, encoded by the coding sequence ATGTTGTTAAAAGTTAAGTCGCTCAGGGTCTATCTGTTAAGCATGGTATTGGCATTTACAGCTGTAATTTCCGGTTGGAGTCCGGTTGTATCTGCAGCTGAAACAGCTGATTTCAATCAATTGAATCCTTCACAAATTGTTTTTGAAATGGGCGCGGGCTGGAATCTGGGAAACCAGCTTGAAGCAAGCACTAACGGTACACCGAGTGAAACGGCGTGGGGCAACCCTGCTGTTACACAGGCTCTCATTCAAAAGGTAAAGGCAGCAGGATTTAAAACAATTCGTATCCCTGTTTCGTATTTGAATTACATAGGGAGTGCACCGAATTATACGATTAATTCCACATGGCTGAGCAGAGTTAAAACAGTTGTCGACTATGCCTACAACGAGGGCTTGTATGTCATCATCAACATGCATACAGACGGTTACAATTCTGTTACCGGTTCCTGGCTTTTAGTCAATTCAAGCGATCAAACCACGATTAGAGCAAAATATCAAAAAGCCTGGCAGCAGATCGCGAATACGTTTGTTAATTATGATGAGCATTTGATCTTCGAGTCCATGAACGAAGAATTTGACGGTACTTTCGGCACCCCTGATACCACATACTATTCAAACCTCAATGCTTATAACCAAATCTTTGTCGATACTGTTAGACAAACCGGAGGAAACAATGCTGCAAGATGGCTTCTTATTCCCGGTTGGAATACGAACATTGATTATACTGTAGGTAATTATGGCTTTGCGCTTCCTACAGACAATTACAGATCATCCACAATTCCAAGCTCTGAAAAGAGAATTATGATATCCGTTCATTATTACTCGCCTTGGGACTTCGCCGGTGAGGAATCCGGCACAATTACCCAGTGGGGAGCAGCAGCTACCGACACTTCGAAGAAATCGACCTGGGGACAGGAAGATTATTTGGATTCGCAGCTGAAGTCCATGTACGATAAATTCGTCACACAAGGATATCCGGTAGTCGTCGGCGAATTCGGTTCCATCGATAAAACGGCCTTTGATTCAACGAATAATACCTATCGTGCGGCTTTTGCAAAAGCAATAACCGCAACTGCCAAGAAATACGGATCTGTCCCTGTTTATTGGGATAATGGACACAACGGACAGTACGGTTTTGGACTGTTTGACAGGTCGACCTATGCGGTAACTCAGCCGGGAATTATTGAAGCGATCATGGGTGTGATGAACACTTCTAAAATGAAGAACGTTACGACAGGCTTGTATATTGACGGGATGGGACGCACCGCAAACGGCTCAAATGCAAGCCAATGGAGCGGCAGTACCAGCAACAACCAACAATGGGTAATGGAGTTCTACGGAGCCTATTACAAAATAAAGAATGCTGCAACAGGCTTGTATCTTGACGGTATGGGCCGTACCGCAAGCGGCTCCATTTGCGGACAGTGGAGCAGCAGTACCAGCAGCAATCAGCAATGGGTATTGGAACCATATGGAGGTAATTACAGGATAAAGAATGCTGCTACCGGTCTTTATTTGGACGGCGGGGGCAGTACGACTAACGGCTCCGACTTGAAAATGTGGAGCAGCAGCACCAGTACCAACCTGCAGTGGCAATTTGTTAATCCCTAA
- a CDS encoding dipeptidase, with amino-acid sequence MSYETYFQNLRKQQLEELKQWLSIPSISAQSEHKADMNKAAEWLADALNRAGLQNVEVHQTEGHPIVYADHLHAPGKPTVLVYGHYDVQPVDPLHLWTTPPFEPDIRDGKLYARGATDDKGQVFLHIKAIEAILKQEERLPVNIKLCIEGEEEVSSRNLPPFLTTNRDKLAADVVLISDTSLLEPGRPAISTGLRGLCSLEVTVNTANTDLHSGTYGGGVPNALHALVLLLASLHDDRGRVSVDGFYEGVPELSPLMREEFAKQMLDEDQLKASLGLDALYGEEGFSFVERVGARPTLELNGVYGGFQGEGTKTVIPKEAHAKITCRLVGDQDPQDILDKIKRHLLKHVQPGAQLQIKDGEKARAFNIDPSDRMLQLAADAYEDVYGTRALFTKDGGSIPIVATFSRELAAPVVMMGFGLPDENLHAPNEHFHLDNFDKGLLTIVSLLKRL; translated from the coding sequence ATGAGTTATGAAACCTATTTTCAAAACTTAAGGAAGCAGCAGCTGGAAGAGCTGAAGCAATGGTTGTCCATCCCGAGTATATCCGCCCAGTCCGAGCATAAAGCGGATATGAACAAAGCGGCTGAATGGCTTGCGGACGCGCTGAACCGGGCGGGCCTCCAGAACGTCGAAGTGCATCAAACCGAAGGCCATCCGATCGTGTATGCGGATCATCTTCATGCTCCCGGCAAACCTACCGTGCTGGTTTACGGTCATTACGACGTACAGCCGGTCGATCCGCTGCATTTGTGGACGACGCCTCCCTTCGAACCGGACATCCGGGACGGCAAGCTGTACGCACGGGGCGCGACGGATGATAAAGGCCAGGTGTTTCTGCATATCAAAGCGATCGAAGCCATATTGAAGCAGGAAGAACGGCTTCCAGTCAATATCAAGCTGTGCATTGAGGGCGAAGAGGAAGTTTCCAGCCGGAACCTCCCGCCTTTCTTGACGACGAATCGGGACAAGCTGGCCGCCGACGTCGTCCTCATTTCGGACACATCACTTCTCGAGCCGGGCAGGCCCGCTATCAGTACGGGACTTCGGGGATTGTGTTCGCTTGAGGTCACTGTGAACACCGCGAATACCGATTTGCACTCCGGAACATACGGCGGGGGCGTTCCCAACGCGCTTCATGCCCTCGTCTTATTGCTCGCCAGTTTGCACGATGATCGGGGCCGCGTAAGCGTCGACGGATTCTATGAAGGTGTGCCGGAGCTTTCGCCGCTCATGAGAGAAGAGTTCGCCAAGCAAATGCTGGATGAAGATCAATTGAAGGCCAGTCTCGGTCTTGATGCGTTGTACGGCGAAGAAGGCTTCTCCTTTGTGGAACGTGTCGGAGCGAGGCCGACGCTTGAACTTAACGGCGTTTACGGCGGCTTTCAGGGCGAGGGCACCAAGACGGTCATTCCGAAGGAAGCGCATGCCAAGATCACCTGCCGCCTGGTCGGGGACCAGGATCCGCAGGACATTCTGGACAAGATCAAACGCCATTTGCTGAAGCATGTTCAGCCCGGCGCGCAGCTGCAAATCAAAGACGGCGAGAAGGCCCGTGCTTTCAATATCGATCCGTCCGACCGGATGCTGCAGTTGGCTGCGGATGCTTACGAAGACGTGTACGGCACGCGCGCACTGTTCACGAAAGACGGAGGATCGATTCCCATCGTCGCAACCTTCTCCCGCGAACTGGCGGCTCCTGTCGTTATGATGGGCTTTGGTCTACCGGACGAGAATCTGCATGCGCCGAACGAGCATTTTCATCTGGACAATTTCGACAAAGGGCTTCTGACGATCGTATCGTTGCTGAAGCGGTTATAG
- a CDS encoding aminoglycoside adenylyltransferase domain-containing protein, with protein sequence MSGYDWHSCPAEIKTQAANIKEYLINVLDENLIGIYIHGSMCLGCFQPSHSDLDILVVIHNKLDAFQRFKLMQGFLALHKQPIPIELSILTHSEITPWVHPTPYQFHFSEYWREKLEVIDAEHNLDFWDYKQVYTDGDLACHVTLTNQSGICIFGPEINKVFPKVPPEDFWDSIVWGVDYFINLEGELLVTGILSLIRIWSYKENEEIYSKAQAGEWAMNLVPPQYQYIVRNATDAYNAEQKVKQYKPADLEGLKQFVIEKIKESSSSPENNK encoded by the coding sequence ATGAGCGGTTACGACTGGCATAGTTGTCCTGCTGAAATCAAGACACAGGCAGCCAATATTAAAGAGTATTTAATAAATGTCCTGGATGAAAATCTCATTGGCATTTACATTCATGGATCTATGTGTTTAGGTTGCTTCCAGCCCTCTCACAGTGACTTAGACATTTTGGTTGTCATCCATAATAAGTTGGATGCCTTTCAACGTTTCAAGTTGATGCAAGGATTCCTGGCATTACACAAGCAGCCGATTCCTATTGAGCTAAGTATATTGACTCATTCTGAAATCACACCTTGGGTGCATCCTACCCCTTATCAATTTCATTTTAGTGAATATTGGCGTGAAAAGCTTGAAGTTATCGATGCAGAACATAATTTGGATTTTTGGGATTATAAGCAGGTGTATACTGATGGAGATTTGGCATGTCACGTAACACTTACCAATCAAAGTGGGATTTGTATATTTGGACCAGAAATTAATAAGGTCTTCCCTAAGGTACCTCCAGAAGATTTTTGGGATTCGATCGTTTGGGGCGTCGATTACTTTATTAATCTGGAAGGAGAACTTCTTGTAACAGGTATATTATCTTTAATTAGAATATGGTCTTATAAAGAGAACGAGGAAATATATTCGAAAGCGCAAGCTGGAGAATGGGCAATGAATTTGGTACCGCCGCAATATCAATACATAGTGCGAAATGCTACTGATGCTTACAACGCTGAACAAAAAGTAAAACAATATAAACCTGCTGATTTAGAAGGATTGAAACAATTTGTTATTGAGAAAATCAAAGAATCCTCCTCCAGTCCTGAAAATAACAAATAA